From a single Paenibacillus sp. FSL R5-0345 genomic region:
- a CDS encoding NADPH-dependent oxidoreductase produces MNDVIQTLMNHRSFRQYSDLQVEPEKLKIMIESAQAAPSWVNGQQVSIIAIKDPARKEQLSVLCGNQKHVAAAPVFLVFCMDFYRAKLASELEGKSFEAVKDVDALLVGATDVGISLANAIAAAESMGLGIIPIGGVRRNTAGVIDLLKLPEYVFPIVGLCVGYPAEEIAQKPRLPMEGVFHEEQYNPDVEGLLEAYNQTHREYMQQQGLTERDWTSTIAHFYDINPEYGDAKRTLKQQGFTCDNL; encoded by the coding sequence TTGAATGATGTAATCCAGACGTTAATGAATCACCGTTCTTTCCGGCAGTATTCTGATCTACAAGTGGAGCCAGAGAAGTTAAAGATAATGATCGAATCCGCCCAAGCAGCGCCCTCATGGGTAAATGGACAGCAGGTCTCAATTATAGCTATTAAAGATCCTGCGCGTAAGGAGCAGCTTTCGGTCTTGTGCGGCAATCAGAAGCATGTAGCAGCAGCACCCGTCTTTCTGGTGTTCTGTATGGACTTCTATAGGGCAAAATTAGCAAGTGAGCTGGAAGGTAAGTCTTTTGAAGCGGTAAAAGATGTAGATGCTCTGCTCGTTGGCGCTACAGATGTCGGTATCTCATTGGCTAACGCGATTGCAGCGGCAGAATCCATGGGACTCGGGATTATTCCTATTGGGGGTGTTCGCCGCAATACAGCAGGTGTTATTGATCTGTTGAAGCTGCCGGAGTACGTATTCCCTATCGTCGGCCTCTGTGTCGGATATCCAGCGGAAGAGATTGCACAGAAGCCGCGGCTGCCGATGGAAGGAGTGTTTCATGAGGAGCAATACAATCCGGATGTGGAAGGTCTCCTGGAGGCGTATAATCAAACCCACCGTGAATATATGCAGCAGCAGGGATTAACGGAGAGGGATTGGACGAGCACAATTGCTCATTTTTATGATATTAATCCGGAATACGGAGATGCGAAGCGCACCTTGAAGCAGCAAGGGTTTACCTGCGATAACCTATAA
- a CDS encoding GNAT family N-acetyltransferase, producing MSTYEAVSFQTQLGMAVDLRLILPEDAFALQQLLSHPEVQAHIQIRNGAGSDPAQVEKLVNRMLFAFDPCALHAGIYLKEQQKLIGIVALQHWNRREGKATLGYMLDPAYWGGGLATEAVGLFLNYSVHTLGITRIEGRCRGDNIRSERVMLKNGMMLERVLPRVGSLDDVMKVFTLLHK from the coding sequence ATGAGCACCTATGAGGCAGTATCGTTCCAGACGCAACTAGGTATGGCGGTCGACCTGAGGCTGATTCTGCCTGAGGATGCTTTTGCTTTACAGCAGCTGCTCTCCCATCCAGAAGTGCAGGCACATATTCAAATACGTAATGGCGCTGGATCAGATCCTGCTCAGGTGGAGAAGCTGGTGAACCGGATGTTATTTGCATTTGATCCTTGTGCACTACATGCGGGTATCTATTTGAAAGAGCAGCAGAAGTTGATTGGTATAGTTGCTTTACAGCATTGGAACCGTCGTGAGGGAAAGGCCACTTTAGGATACATGCTAGACCCGGCGTACTGGGGAGGCGGACTGGCGACAGAGGCGGTTGGCTTATTCTTGAATTACAGTGTTCATACGCTTGGGATAACACGGATTGAAGGACGCTGCCGAGGAGATAATATTAGATCCGAACGTGTGATGCTTAAGAACGGTATGATGCTGGAGCGAGTGTTGCCCAGAGTAGGGTCCTTGGACGATGTAATGAAAGTATTCACATTGTTACACAAATGA
- a CDS encoding metallophosphoesterase yields MKIQSSGASPNKEHTNSGKDTHSSASGRRSKGKTTMTRRQFLARSAATVIGAGLLTSGYAWQGEPNWIEVTKLKLSFKDLPSAFSGMKVVHFSDTHLGFNKDARDLERLAERIAKAEPDLICFTGDIVDSNPEDLVDAIPVLASLSAPLGKYAVLGNHDYKNTKRIIDLLTSAGFRVLRNESYLLKRGGSVMAVTGLDDLLHGEPDPVKALSGVPTGTFALLMMHEPDYADTAETHSFHLQLSGHSHGGQIRLPFVGAPFTPYGSQKYINGLYYTDAKRMPVYVNRGFGETVMPFRFLCRPELTVLTLHHSSDE; encoded by the coding sequence ATGAAGATACAATCGTCTGGGGCTTCTCCCAATAAGGAACATACTAATTCGGGTAAAGACACCCATTCTAGCGCCTCTGGACGGCGATCTAAGGGCAAGACAACAATGACCCGCCGGCAATTCCTGGCTCGAAGTGCGGCTACTGTAATCGGCGCTGGTTTGCTTACAAGCGGTTACGCTTGGCAAGGGGAGCCAAACTGGATTGAGGTTACTAAACTGAAGCTGTCTTTCAAAGATCTTCCTTCTGCTTTTTCAGGGATGAAGGTTGTCCATTTTAGTGATACTCATCTTGGGTTTAATAAAGATGCCCGTGATTTGGAACGGCTTGCAGAACGTATAGCTAAGGCAGAACCAGATCTTATATGCTTTACCGGTGACATCGTAGACAGCAATCCTGAGGATCTTGTAGACGCCATACCTGTATTGGCATCGCTGAGTGCTCCGCTAGGGAAATATGCGGTTTTAGGCAATCATGATTACAAAAATACGAAGCGGATTATCGATCTGCTTACGTCGGCAGGCTTTCGGGTGTTAAGGAATGAATCCTATCTTCTAAAAAGAGGCGGATCCGTTATGGCTGTGACGGGACTGGATGATCTGCTGCATGGCGAGCCTGATCCTGTGAAGGCACTCAGTGGTGTGCCAACAGGAACCTTTGCCCTTCTGATGATGCATGAACCGGACTATGCTGATACAGCAGAGACTCATTCTTTTCACCTGCAGCTATCCGGACACAGTCATGGGGGACAAATTCGCCTGCCGTTTGTAGGTGCGCCATTCACCCCTTACGGATCCCAAAAATACATAAATGGATTGTATTATACAGATGCCAAGCGCATGCCAGTGTATGTGAATAGAGGCTTTGGCGAAACAGTCATGCCTTTTCGTTTTTTATGTCGACCTGAATTAACGGTGCTAACGCTGCATCATTCATCGGATGAATAG
- a CDS encoding DUF3891 family protein, producing MICREHDGAIVMVKQHDHGKLAGELAIWFKEEHVPEEGRRDEVLWAVAEHDRGWIDLDETPFWNDAEHAPYSFIDFPVVPKLTFYKRGLDEIEARTPYGALLCSLHFERLIKISGLDYPELTLYQEHEEERRSRIHRELEVSKPIGEDELYYDARLLEFCDDLSLYLALNEPGSPKSEEHPWWREGFSGSEDFSFTSGRTITVEWKDKSTLVLDPFPFKKTVEVAFTMKRVPKTEIAKRGIAPAYSDTPEEECRIVLTARNES from the coding sequence GTGATTTGTCGGGAGCATGATGGAGCAATTGTAATGGTTAAACAGCATGATCACGGGAAGTTAGCTGGAGAGCTTGCCATTTGGTTCAAGGAAGAGCATGTGCCGGAAGAAGGGCGCAGAGATGAGGTGCTCTGGGCGGTAGCCGAACATGACCGGGGCTGGATTGACTTGGATGAGACACCCTTCTGGAACGATGCGGAGCATGCGCCTTACAGCTTTATTGATTTTCCTGTAGTGCCGAAGCTAACCTTTTATAAGCGAGGACTTGACGAGATTGAGGCGCGAACACCGTATGGAGCGCTTTTGTGCAGCTTGCATTTTGAACGACTCATTAAGATTTCAGGATTGGATTATCCAGAACTGACTTTATATCAAGAGCATGAGGAAGAACGTAGATCCCGTATTCACCGAGAGCTAGAAGTATCCAAGCCAATTGGTGAAGATGAACTCTATTATGATGCCCGTCTTTTAGAGTTCTGTGATGATTTATCCCTATATTTGGCCTTAAATGAGCCGGGGAGCCCGAAATCAGAGGAGCATCCATGGTGGCGTGAAGGGTTCTCCGGAAGTGAAGATTTCAGTTTTACATCAGGTCGTACGATAACCGTGGAGTGGAAAGATAAGTCAACGTTAGTGCTGGATCCTTTTCCATTTAAGAAGACGGTAGAAGTAGCATTTACGATGAAACGAGTCCCAAAAACAGAAATTGCTAAGAGAGGCATTGCACCCGCATATAGTGATACACCGGAAGAAGAATGTAGAATTGTACTGACGGCTCGAAACGAAAGCTGA
- the sdhB gene encoding succinate dehydrogenase iron-sulfur subunit — translation MAETATAPKNVKFIITRQDDPQSSSYVEEFELPYRPGMNVISALMEIQRNPVNAKGDSTVPVCWDSNCLEEVCGACSMVINGKPRQACAALIDNLEQPVRIEPMKTFPVVRDLVIDRTRMFNALKRVKAWIPIDGTYDLGPGPRMPEKKRQWAYELSKCMTCGVCLEACPNVNEKTDFIGPAAISQVRLFNAHPTGEMNADERLDALMEDGGIDGCGNSQNCVRACPKGIPLTTSIAEINKQTTKHMFKRWLGV, via the coding sequence ATGGCGGAAACTGCTACAGCTCCCAAAAACGTAAAGTTTATCATCACCCGCCAGGACGATCCACAAAGCTCATCTTATGTTGAGGAATTTGAGCTCCCTTATCGTCCGGGTATGAATGTAATCAGTGCTTTGATGGAAATTCAGCGTAACCCTGTGAATGCCAAAGGTGACAGCACCGTTCCGGTATGCTGGGATTCCAACTGTCTAGAAGAAGTATGCGGAGCTTGCTCGATGGTGATCAACGGCAAACCTCGCCAAGCCTGCGCAGCGCTTATAGACAATCTGGAACAACCTGTACGCATTGAGCCAATGAAGACATTTCCGGTGGTGCGTGACTTAGTGATTGACCGTACTCGGATGTTCAACGCACTTAAACGAGTAAAGGCCTGGATTCCAATCGATGGTACGTATGACCTTGGGCCGGGACCACGTATGCCGGAGAAGAAACGGCAGTGGGCTTATGAATTATCTAAGTGTATGACTTGCGGCGTATGCTTGGAAGCTTGTCCGAATGTCAACGAGAAGACGGATTTTATCGGACCCGCAGCCATCTCACAAGTACGCCTATTCAATGCTCATCCTACGGGTGAAATGAATGCTGATGAAAGATTGGACGCTCTGATGGAAGATGGCGGTATTGATGGTTGTGGTAACTCACAGAACTGTGTACGCGCTTGTCCGAAGGGTATCCCTCTTACTACCTCCATTGCAGAAATTAACAAGCAGACGACAAAACATATGTTCAAACGCTGGTTAGGTGTGTAA
- the sdhA gene encoding succinate dehydrogenase flavoprotein subunit codes for MATANIIIVGGGLAGLMATIKAAESGAHVQLFSLVPVKRSHSVCAQGGINGAVNTKGEGDSPWEHFDDTVYGGDFLANQPPVKAMCEAAPGIIHLMDRMGVMFNRTPEGLLDFRRFGGTKRHRTAFAGATTGQQLLYALDEQVRRWESEGLVTKRENWEFLSAIIDDEGVCRGISAQNLKTMEIETFPADAVILASGGPGIIFGKTTNSVINTGTAASAVYQQGVHYANGEFIQIHPTAIPGDDKLRLMSESARGEGGRIWTYKDGKPWYFLEEKYPSYGNLVPRDIATREIFNVCVDQGLGINGENMVYLDLSHKDPKELDVKLGGIIEIYEKFMGDDPRKIPMKIFPAVHYSMGGMWVDYNQMTNIPGLFAAGECEYQYHGANRLGANSLVSAIYGGMVAGPKAVEYIKGLKKSSQDISSTVYDNFHKKQTDKYESLLGMSGTENAYVIHKELGEWMTANMTVVRHNPKLEATIGKIKELKERYGNINMNDTSRWNNQGVAFTRQLWNMLELSEAMTLGALMRNESRGAHYKPEFPDRNDEEFLKTTKATWTADGPQISYDEVDVSLIPPRVRDYSKD; via the coding sequence ATGGCAACAGCAAATATCATTATCGTGGGCGGCGGTCTGGCCGGCCTGATGGCTACCATCAAGGCAGCGGAGTCCGGTGCGCATGTTCAATTATTCTCATTAGTGCCTGTAAAAAGATCACACTCCGTTTGTGCACAGGGCGGCATCAACGGCGCTGTAAATACGAAAGGAGAGGGCGACTCTCCTTGGGAGCATTTCGATGATACCGTTTATGGCGGTGACTTCCTGGCGAATCAGCCACCGGTCAAGGCGATGTGTGAAGCGGCACCAGGTATCATCCACCTCATGGACCGGATGGGCGTAATGTTCAACCGTACACCTGAGGGACTACTCGACTTCCGTCGTTTCGGAGGAACGAAGCGTCACCGCACTGCATTTGCTGGCGCAACGACAGGCCAACAGCTGCTGTACGCGCTGGATGAGCAGGTGCGTCGCTGGGAATCTGAAGGTCTCGTAACCAAACGGGAGAACTGGGAGTTCCTTTCAGCTATCATCGACGACGAAGGCGTATGCCGCGGCATCAGTGCTCAGAATCTAAAGACGATGGAGATTGAGACTTTTCCTGCGGATGCTGTTATTTTGGCTAGCGGCGGGCCTGGTATTATTTTTGGTAAAACGACAAACTCCGTAATTAATACGGGGACAGCTGCAAGTGCGGTATATCAACAGGGCGTACACTATGCCAACGGAGAATTTATACAGATTCACCCAACAGCTATTCCAGGAGATGACAAGCTCCGCCTAATGTCGGAATCGGCACGTGGCGAGGGTGGTCGTATCTGGACTTATAAAGACGGAAAACCGTGGTATTTCCTCGAAGAAAAATATCCGTCCTACGGTAACCTGGTGCCGCGTGATATTGCTACACGTGAGATTTTTAATGTGTGTGTGGATCAAGGGCTGGGCATTAACGGTGAGAACATGGTGTATTTGGACCTCTCTCACAAGGACCCAAAAGAGCTGGATGTGAAGCTTGGCGGGATTATAGAAATTTATGAAAAATTCATGGGGGATGACCCTCGTAAAATACCGATGAAAATCTTCCCGGCTGTGCATTATTCTATGGGCGGTATGTGGGTTGATTACAACCAAATGACGAATATTCCTGGTCTGTTTGCTGCAGGCGAATGTGAATATCAATATCATGGAGCGAATCGTCTAGGCGCTAACTCTCTGGTATCTGCCATTTACGGTGGTATGGTCGCAGGACCAAAGGCTGTTGAATACATTAAAGGTCTGAAGAAATCATCACAGGATATCTCTTCAACGGTATACGATAACTTCCACAAAAAGCAGACAGACAAATATGAGTCTCTGCTAGGGATGTCAGGTACAGAGAATGCTTATGTGATTCACAAGGAGCTGGGCGAATGGATGACCGCCAATATGACGGTTGTGCGGCACAATCCGAAGCTGGAAGCGACCATTGGCAAAATTAAAGAGCTTAAAGAGCGCTACGGCAATATCAATATGAATGATACGTCACGCTGGAATAACCAAGGTGTGGCATTCACCCGCCAGCTGTGGAACATGCTGGAGCTCTCCGAAGCGATGACATTGGGCGCGCTAATGCGCAATGAAAGCCGCGGTGCTCATTACAAGCCGGAATTCCCGGATCGTAATGATGAGGAGTTCTTGAAGACCACGAAAGCAACCTGGACTGCAGACGGTCCACAAATCTCCTACGATGAAGTCGATGTCTCACTGATCCCTCCACGGGTACGTGATTACTCGAAGGATTAA
- a CDS encoding succinate dehydrogenase cytochrome b558 subunit — MKGFYSRKIHSLLGVIPLGAFFIEHMMTNFAAVEGGASGFTDSVIWLNSLPLVFFLELFGIWLPLLYHGVYGLYIAYQSKPNLNRFNIERNWRYTLQRITGIITFIFIVWHLFQTRVQVAVGSVEHEELGGLMHDIVTQPLMLTLYIIGIVAACFHFSNGLWSFLISWGITVGPRSQRVSSYLCLGIFVLVTFMFLISLVTFRDAEFQTAASIAQSIKTFI; from the coding sequence ATGAAAGGATTTTATTCCAGAAAGATTCATTCCTTGCTAGGCGTTATCCCGCTTGGAGCCTTCTTCATTGAGCACATGATGACGAATTTTGCGGCTGTAGAGGGTGGCGCTTCCGGTTTCACTGACAGTGTGATCTGGCTGAACAGCCTGCCGCTTGTCTTCTTCCTGGAATTGTTCGGTATATGGCTTCCTCTGCTATACCATGGCGTATATGGACTGTATATTGCCTATCAATCCAAGCCGAACTTAAACCGTTTCAACATTGAAAGAAACTGGCGTTATACGCTGCAACGTATTACAGGAATTATCACCTTTATCTTCATAGTCTGGCATTTGTTCCAAACTCGGGTTCAGGTGGCAGTAGGTAGTGTTGAGCACGAAGAATTGGGCGGTCTGATGCATGATATCGTGACTCAACCACTGATGTTGACACTGTATATTATCGGTATCGTTGCAGCATGCTTTCACTTCTCGAACGGCCTATGGTCTTTCCTGATCAGCTGGGGAATCACGGTAGGACCTCGTTCACAGCGGGTATCCTCTTACCTTTGTCTGGGTATTTTTGTTCTTGTAACGTTCATGTTCCTCATTTCGTTAGTCACTTTCCGTGATGCCGAATTTCAAACCGCAGCTTCCATAGCTCAGTCCATAAAGACTTTCATCTAA
- a CDS encoding LysR family transcriptional regulator: MFDDLDVFAAVVEHSSLNRASRQLNLSQPALSRKISKLEERLGVALFNRYGKRLELTEVGRLTYSYALEQRQQRSKFLEALSKYKEGEPKLVTLGASLTSLQTTLPPLVNAYMEKYPTAELKLITGRTHEIVSSVSEGKSDIGLIASSIQEPGLRCISLFEDQLRLVVSEHHPLNQSSKLTMDDLSRLPMILFSKGTWYRRLTDDLFQRCGIDPDVRMEIDSFEAIVRLLPTVNVAALLPKSYLRPQLLNGGGLVSLHIKELEQTQRTTCLIYRDDGTLSTAARSLVQVTEEMFLTEREK; encoded by the coding sequence ATGTTTGACGATTTAGATGTTTTTGCAGCGGTTGTGGAGCATTCTAGCTTGAATCGCGCCTCGCGCCAGCTCAATCTGTCCCAACCTGCCCTATCTCGTAAAATCTCCAAGCTGGAAGAACGTCTAGGTGTCGCGCTGTTTAATCGTTATGGCAAACGGCTGGAGTTAACCGAGGTTGGGCGTCTCACTTATTCCTACGCACTTGAACAGCGTCAGCAGCGTTCTAAATTTCTGGAGGCTTTGTCTAAATACAAAGAAGGCGAGCCAAAGCTGGTCACCTTAGGGGCATCTCTCACTTCACTGCAGACCACTCTGCCTCCACTGGTTAACGCATATATGGAAAAGTACCCGACAGCGGAGCTAAAGCTAATCACAGGCCGAACGCATGAGATTGTCTCCTCTGTCAGTGAAGGGAAATCAGATATAGGTCTGATTGCTTCCTCTATTCAAGAGCCTGGACTGCGCTGTATTTCTCTGTTTGAGGATCAGCTTAGGCTGGTTGTTTCTGAGCATCATCCTCTGAATCAGTCTTCCAAGCTGACCATGGATGATCTGTCCCGACTGCCAATGATCCTTTTCTCCAAAGGCACCTGGTATCGCCGTCTAACGGACGATCTCTTCCAGCGCTGCGGGATTGATCCCGACGTACGTATGGAAATTGACTCCTTCGAAGCCATCGTGCGGCTGCTGCCGACGGTCAATGTAGCCGCATTACTGCCTAAGTCTTATCTGCGTCCGCAGCTGTTAAACGGTGGTGGACTGGTCTCTCTGCATATTAAAGAGCTAGAGCAGACCCAGCGAACTACCTGTCTGATCTACCGTGACGATGGAACCCTGAGCACAGCGGCCCGCAGCCTGGTGCAGGTTACAGAAGAAATGTTTCTGACAGAACGAGAGAAGTAA
- a CDS encoding potassium channel family protein — MKAQQFVVIGLGRFGSSLALELMEMGYEVLGIDHHEERVEEMSDHLTHAVVADATDEGIMRSLGVRNFDCGIVAIGDNMERSILAAILLKEIGVKQVVAKAISILHGRALSRLGVDRVIFPERDMGIRVAHQLVTPNLLDYIELSKDYKIVELTVPSCMNGKSLSDLNTRAKYGCSIVALNRESGIIVAPTAHDHLSEGDVMVLIGSNESIDRFENEVVNQD, encoded by the coding sequence ATGAAAGCACAGCAATTTGTAGTAATCGGCTTAGGGCGCTTTGGGTCAAGTCTCGCGCTTGAGCTGATGGAAATGGGCTACGAGGTGCTCGGGATTGATCACCATGAAGAACGCGTAGAGGAAATGAGCGATCACTTGACACATGCCGTAGTGGCAGATGCTACAGATGAGGGGATTATGCGCTCACTAGGTGTACGGAACTTTGACTGCGGGATTGTAGCGATTGGCGACAATATGGAGCGAAGTATTCTGGCGGCAATTTTGTTAAAAGAGATTGGAGTGAAGCAAGTTGTAGCCAAGGCGATCTCGATTCTTCATGGTCGTGCGTTGTCCAGGCTGGGCGTGGACCGGGTTATTTTTCCGGAGCGGGATATGGGCATTCGTGTAGCACATCAGCTTGTGACACCCAATTTGCTTGATTATATTGAACTGTCAAAAGATTATAAAATCGTGGAGCTAACCGTACCGTCCTGCATGAACGGGAAAAGCTTGTCCGATTTAAATACAAGAGCAAAATATGGCTGCAGTATTGTTGCCCTGAACAGGGAAAGTGGAATTATCGTTGCTCCAACGGCTCATGATCATTTGAGCGAAGGCGATGTAATGGTACTCATTGGTTCTAATGAAAGTATTGATCGATTTGAGAATGAGGTTGTAAACCAAGATTAA
- a CDS encoding TrkH family potassium uptake protein, protein MVLGFASIILIGALLLMLPISSTSGNAVSFIDALFTSTSATCVTGLVVLDTGTTFTFFGKTVIMLLIQVGGLGFMTMATLFAMMMKRKISLRDRLILQEAMNQGSMEGIVRLIRRVLIYSLVIEGCAAVLLSIRWAFDMPLGKAIYFGIFHAVSMFNNAGFDIFGDFRSLTDYVYDPLVNIVVMFLIVSGGIGFIVMSDLVEFRVKRKLSLHSKVVLSTTAGLIVIGALVIFIFEFTNQRTLGNLNFGGKILSAFFQSVSPRTAGANTVDIAGLRQASQFFMVILMFIGASPGSTGGGIKTTTFTIMIGAVIAMLRGREDVVLFRYRLAQERIYKALTLTLLALLLILSVSMVLSTTEDSNFLAILFETTSAFATVGLTMGLTPELSIIGKILICLTMFAGRLGPLTLVYALGPKQGKPLYKHPEGKIIIG, encoded by the coding sequence ATGGTGCTCGGTTTTGCATCGATTATTCTGATAGGAGCTTTGCTGCTTATGCTTCCCATTTCGAGTACGAGCGGGAATGCTGTGAGTTTTATTGATGCATTGTTTACTTCGACATCGGCAACCTGTGTGACTGGACTTGTGGTGCTGGACACCGGGACGACATTCACCTTTTTTGGAAAAACCGTGATTATGTTGCTTATCCAGGTTGGCGGCTTAGGTTTTATGACAATGGCCACCTTATTTGCCATGATGATGAAACGCAAAATCTCTTTGCGGGACAGGTTAATCCTACAGGAAGCCATGAACCAAGGTTCTATGGAGGGGATTGTTCGGCTGATCCGGAGAGTACTTATTTATTCATTAGTCATTGAGGGCTGTGCAGCGGTGCTGCTGTCCATACGTTGGGCGTTTGATATGCCGCTGGGAAAGGCCATTTATTTTGGGATATTTCATGCAGTGTCGATGTTTAATAATGCTGGATTTGATATTTTTGGGGATTTTCGGAGTTTAACCGACTATGTATATGACCCGCTAGTGAATATCGTGGTGATGTTTCTGATTGTCTCCGGCGGTATTGGTTTTATTGTCATGTCTGATCTGGTGGAGTTTCGTGTAAAACGTAAATTGTCTTTGCATAGCAAAGTTGTACTCTCTACCACGGCTGGGCTTATTGTTATTGGTGCTTTGGTTATTTTTATATTTGAATTTACGAATCAGCGCACACTGGGTAATCTTAATTTCGGCGGCAAAATATTATCGGCATTCTTCCAGTCTGTATCGCCCCGAACCGCTGGTGCCAATACGGTGGATATTGCCGGACTCCGGCAAGCCTCTCAGTTCTTTATGGTTATTCTTATGTTTATTGGTGCATCACCGGGTTCAACGGGTGGCGGGATTAAGACTACTACCTTTACCATTATGATAGGTGCGGTAATCGCGATGCTGCGCGGGCGTGAAGATGTTGTACTGTTCCGTTATCGATTGGCGCAGGAGCGTATCTATAAAGCGTTGACGTTAACATTACTAGCTTTACTATTGATCCTCTCTGTGTCGATGGTACTTTCCACAACAGAGGATAGTAATTTCTTAGCGATCTTATTTGAGACAACCTCGGCCTTTGCCACGGTAGGGCTAACGATGGGGCTGACACCTGAACTATCTATCATCGGTAAGATTCTGATCTGTCTGACTATGTTCGCAGGTCGACTAGGTCCATTAACTTTAGTGTATGCGCTTGGTCCTAAACAGGGTAAACCATTGTATAAGCATCCAGAAGGTAAAATAATTATTGGATAG